A part of Cervus elaphus chromosome 11, mCerEla1.1, whole genome shotgun sequence genomic DNA contains:
- the ANKRD23 gene encoding ankyrin repeat domain-containing protein 23 isoform X1, which yields MNFISIQQLVSGERVETTKLERGHGVPDPGGGLHSWRLGPQEAEARERQKLDEEKRRRLERFNSSRTNLENLADLEKLVQRRKEKRLKRRVPPKAPQPEVKPQPQAQLEPVDLEVFLKAAAENQEALIDKYLADGGDPNAHDKLHRTALHWACLNGHCELVNKLLEAGAAVDARDLLDRTPVFWACRRGHLDILKQLLNRGAQVNARDKIWSTPLHVAVRTGHCDCLEHLIACGARIDAQDKEGDTALHEAVRHGRYRAMKLLLLYGAGLGVRNAASVTPVQLARDWQRGIQEALQAHVRHSRTRC from the exons GTAAGTGGAGAGAGAGTTGAAACGACGAAATTGGAACGTGGACATGGAGTTCCTGATCCTGGAGGGGGGCTTCACAGCTGGAGGCTGGGGCCCCAGGAGGCCGAGGCCCGGGAGAGGCAGAAACTGGACgaggagaagaggagaaga CTTGAAAGATTTAACAGTTCCAGAACTAACTTGGAGAACCTGGCTGATTTGGAAAAGTTGGTTCAAAGACGGAAAGAAAAGCGACTGAAACGCAGGGTCCCCCCCAAGGCACCCCAGCCTGAGGTCAAG CCGCAGCCACAGGCCCAGCTGGAACCTGTGGACCTGGAGGTGTTCCTGAAGGCAGCTGCCGAGAACCAGGAGGCCCTGATTGACAAGTACCTGGCGGACGGAGGGGACCCCAATGCCCATGACAAG CTGCACCGCACGGCCTTGCACTGGGCCTGTCTGAACGGTCACTGTGAGCTTGTGAACAAGCTGCTGGAGGCGGGTGCTGCCGTGGACGCTCGGGACTTG CTGGACAGGACCCCAGTGTTCTGGGCCTGCCGCAGAGGCCACCTGGACATCCTCAAACAGCTGCTTAACCGGGGCGCCCAGGTCAACGCCCGAGACAAG ATCTGGAGCACGCCCCTGCACGTGGCCGTGCGCACGGGACACTGTGACTGCCTGGAGCACCTCATCGCCTGCGGGGCCCGCATCGACGCGCAGGACAAG GAAGGCGACACGGCTCTGCACGAGGCAGTCCGGCATGGGCGCTACAGAGCCatgaagctgctgctgctctaCGGGGCTGGGCTGGGCGTGCGCAACGCG GCTTCGGTGACCCCAGTGCAGCTGGCCCGGGACTGGCAGAGGGGCATCCAGGAAGCACTGCAGGCCCACGTCAGGCACAGCCGGACCCGGTGCTGA
- the ANKRD23 gene encoding ankyrin repeat domain-containing protein 23 isoform X2, with protein sequence MNFISIQQLVSGERVETTKLERGHGVPDPGGGLHSWRLGPQEAEARERQKLDEEKRRRLERFNSSRTNLENLADLEKLVQRRKEKRLKRRVPPKAPQPEVKPQPQAQLEPVDLEVFLKAAAENQEALIDKYLADGGDPNAHDKLDRTPVFWACRRGHLDILKQLLNRGAQVNARDKIWSTPLHVAVRTGHCDCLEHLIACGARIDAQDKEGDTALHEAVRHGRYRAMKLLLLYGAGLGVRNAASVTPVQLARDWQRGIQEALQAHVRHSRTRC encoded by the exons GTAAGTGGAGAGAGAGTTGAAACGACGAAATTGGAACGTGGACATGGAGTTCCTGATCCTGGAGGGGGGCTTCACAGCTGGAGGCTGGGGCCCCAGGAGGCCGAGGCCCGGGAGAGGCAGAAACTGGACgaggagaagaggagaaga CTTGAAAGATTTAACAGTTCCAGAACTAACTTGGAGAACCTGGCTGATTTGGAAAAGTTGGTTCAAAGACGGAAAGAAAAGCGACTGAAACGCAGGGTCCCCCCCAAGGCACCCCAGCCTGAGGTCAAG CCGCAGCCACAGGCCCAGCTGGAACCTGTGGACCTGGAGGTGTTCCTGAAGGCAGCTGCCGAGAACCAGGAGGCCCTGATTGACAAGTACCTGGCGGACGGAGGGGACCCCAATGCCCATGACAAG CTGGACAGGACCCCAGTGTTCTGGGCCTGCCGCAGAGGCCACCTGGACATCCTCAAACAGCTGCTTAACCGGGGCGCCCAGGTCAACGCCCGAGACAAG ATCTGGAGCACGCCCCTGCACGTGGCCGTGCGCACGGGACACTGTGACTGCCTGGAGCACCTCATCGCCTGCGGGGCCCGCATCGACGCGCAGGACAAG GAAGGCGACACGGCTCTGCACGAGGCAGTCCGGCATGGGCGCTACAGAGCCatgaagctgctgctgctctaCGGGGCTGGGCTGGGCGTGCGCAACGCG GCTTCGGTGACCCCAGTGCAGCTGGCCCGGGACTGGCAGAGGGGCATCCAGGAAGCACTGCAGGCCCACGTCAGGCACAGCCGGACCCGGTGCTGA
- the ANKRD23 gene encoding ankyrin repeat domain-containing protein 23 isoform X3: MNFISIQQLVSGERVETTKLERGHGVPDPGGGLHSWRLGPQEAEARERQKLDEEKRRRPQPQAQLEPVDLEVFLKAAAENQEALIDKYLADGGDPNAHDKLHRTALHWACLNGHCELVNKLLEAGAAVDARDLLDRTPVFWACRRGHLDILKQLLNRGAQVNARDKIWSTPLHVAVRTGHCDCLEHLIACGARIDAQDKEGDTALHEAVRHGRYRAMKLLLLYGAGLGVRNAASVTPVQLARDWQRGIQEALQAHVRHSRTRC, translated from the exons GTAAGTGGAGAGAGAGTTGAAACGACGAAATTGGAACGTGGACATGGAGTTCCTGATCCTGGAGGGGGGCTTCACAGCTGGAGGCTGGGGCCCCAGGAGGCCGAGGCCCGGGAGAGGCAGAAACTGGACgaggagaagaggagaaga CCGCAGCCACAGGCCCAGCTGGAACCTGTGGACCTGGAGGTGTTCCTGAAGGCAGCTGCCGAGAACCAGGAGGCCCTGATTGACAAGTACCTGGCGGACGGAGGGGACCCCAATGCCCATGACAAG CTGCACCGCACGGCCTTGCACTGGGCCTGTCTGAACGGTCACTGTGAGCTTGTGAACAAGCTGCTGGAGGCGGGTGCTGCCGTGGACGCTCGGGACTTG CTGGACAGGACCCCAGTGTTCTGGGCCTGCCGCAGAGGCCACCTGGACATCCTCAAACAGCTGCTTAACCGGGGCGCCCAGGTCAACGCCCGAGACAAG ATCTGGAGCACGCCCCTGCACGTGGCCGTGCGCACGGGACACTGTGACTGCCTGGAGCACCTCATCGCCTGCGGGGCCCGCATCGACGCGCAGGACAAG GAAGGCGACACGGCTCTGCACGAGGCAGTCCGGCATGGGCGCTACAGAGCCatgaagctgctgctgctctaCGGGGCTGGGCTGGGCGTGCGCAACGCG GCTTCGGTGACCCCAGTGCAGCTGGCCCGGGACTGGCAGAGGGGCATCCAGGAAGCACTGCAGGCCCACGTCAGGCACAGCCGGACCCGGTGCTGA